From a region of the Streptacidiphilus albus JL83 genome:
- a CDS encoding MFS transporter — protein sequence MSSAQVPTSPASDAPPPPPPPPAVLENASRLRIFGVIFVVVLFAEIAALQYTMVAAAARDIAPSFPGVGANISWMVIIFGLVGGATTPLFGKMSDLWGKRLMMLVSGAAFAVGTLICALTGSWALFLVGRALEAVAISAPTVAYGLFRDILPRRYIPASIGVIATGLGMSALFAPLLGGWLLDHYSWRSLFWFMLIFVLVMVPLLYFLVPETPLRNEQKLDVIGALLLAVGVGLILLYLSNGATWGWGRPTAWGWLVGGLVLLVAFVIVERRSAQPIMDLELLFSPKVVMVLLAALMGSMVIGIQGYSIPYMLQTPHRAQLTHMMLGQVVAGSGGRVTAAMEPILHIVFNAPLAYGLGATLLGYGLHSAIFSGGTGMLAGGGAGEWSRKVGPRLPLIGAMATFTLSTVLYAFFSHSAWQYALFAIIFGLGFGAFYASAPNLIIEAVPARQQGISAGMLGVVNSLATSVGTAVLTACLAANPLKFKVVIPGISAKLTGGYYTVPSLYSDAGYRDGLLVGAGAGLIGLVIALAMRHGRAPATGGEISG from the coding sequence GTGTCCTCTGCCCAGGTCCCCACGTCCCCCGCATCCGACGCGCCACCACCGCCGCCACCGCCACCGGCCGTGCTGGAGAACGCGTCCCGACTCCGGATCTTCGGCGTGATCTTCGTCGTCGTCCTCTTCGCCGAGATAGCCGCGCTCCAGTACACGATGGTCGCCGCGGCGGCCCGGGACATCGCCCCCTCCTTCCCCGGGGTCGGCGCCAACATCAGTTGGATGGTCATCATCTTCGGCCTGGTGGGCGGCGCGACCACGCCGCTCTTCGGAAAGATGTCCGACCTGTGGGGCAAGCGGCTGATGATGCTGGTGTCCGGCGCCGCGTTCGCCGTCGGCACCCTGATCTGCGCCCTGACCGGCTCCTGGGCGCTGTTCCTGGTCGGCCGGGCGCTGGAGGCGGTCGCGATCAGTGCGCCCACCGTGGCCTACGGCCTGTTCCGCGACATCCTGCCGCGCCGCTACATCCCCGCCTCCATCGGCGTGATCGCCACCGGCCTGGGCATGTCCGCGCTGTTCGCGCCGCTGCTCGGCGGCTGGCTGCTGGACCACTACTCCTGGCGCTCGCTGTTCTGGTTCATGCTGATCTTCGTGCTGGTGATGGTCCCGCTGCTGTACTTCCTGGTCCCGGAGACCCCGCTGCGCAACGAGCAGAAGCTGGACGTCATCGGCGCGCTGCTGCTGGCGGTCGGCGTCGGCCTGATCCTGCTCTACCTGTCCAACGGCGCGACCTGGGGCTGGGGGCGGCCCACCGCCTGGGGCTGGCTGGTCGGCGGACTGGTGCTGCTGGTCGCGTTCGTCATAGTGGAGCGCCGCAGCGCGCAACCCATCATGGACCTGGAACTGCTGTTCTCACCCAAGGTGGTGATGGTGCTGCTGGCCGCGCTGATGGGCAGCATGGTGATCGGCATCCAGGGCTACTCCATCCCCTACATGCTGCAGACCCCGCACCGGGCCCAGCTCACCCACATGATGCTCGGCCAGGTGGTCGCGGGCTCCGGTGGCCGGGTCACCGCCGCGATGGAGCCGATCCTCCACATCGTCTTCAACGCCCCCCTCGCCTACGGCCTCGGCGCGACCCTGCTCGGCTACGGCCTGCACTCGGCGATCTTCTCCGGCGGCACCGGGATGCTGGCCGGCGGCGGCGCGGGCGAGTGGTCCCGCAAGGTCGGACCCCGGCTGCCACTGATCGGCGCGATGGCGACGTTCACCCTCTCCACCGTGCTGTACGCCTTCTTCTCCCACTCCGCCTGGCAGTACGCGTTGTTCGCGATCATCTTCGGGCTCGGCTTCGGCGCCTTCTACGCCTCCGCCCCGAACCTGATCATCGAGGCGGTACCGGCCCGGCAGCAGGGCATCAGCGCCGGCATGCTCGGCGTCGTCAACAGCCTCGCGACCTCCGTCGGCACGGCGGTGCTCACCGCCTGCCTGGCCGCCAACCCGCTGAAGTTCAAGGTGGTCATCCCCGGCATCTCGGCGAAGCTGACCGGCGGCTACTACACCGTACCCAGCCTCTACAGCGACGCCGGCTACCGTGACGGCCTGCTGGTCGGCGCGGGCGCCGGGCTGATCGGACTGGTGATCGCGCTGGCCATGCGCCACGGCCGCGCCCCCGCGACCGGCGGCGAGATCAGCGGCTGA
- the nicT gene encoding Nickel transporter NicT, which yields MSGTVTPAGGSGLVGRYRQLQQALSPAEWRRAALMFGSIVALHVIGFGIFIFLVVPQHYKGMGVGVAVLAYTLGLRHAFDADHISAIDNTTRKLMSEGQRPLSVGYWFSLGHSTIVVAIGVGIVFAEKTVYSAVSNDNSSLEQFGGVFGTVVSASFLYLIAVLNIVILAGIVRVFRSMRRGEYDEAALEAQLEARGLMYRFFGKWMRAIRKPWQMYPVGVVFGMGFDTATEVALLATTALLATQHVPWYAIMALPILFTAGMSLMDTIDGCFMNVAYGWAFLNPVRKVYYNLAITGLSVAICFFIGTVEVLGLLPQELNLKGQFWDDMAGFDINKAGFVIVGMFVVTWAAALLIWRFGNVEEKWTAGLAGGGELTAADEV from the coding sequence ATGTCCGGCACCGTGACCCCGGCAGGCGGATCTGGTCTGGTCGGCCGGTACAGACAGTTGCAGCAGGCGCTCAGTCCGGCGGAGTGGCGGCGGGCGGCGCTGATGTTCGGCTCGATCGTGGCGCTGCACGTCATCGGCTTCGGGATCTTCATCTTTCTGGTGGTGCCCCAGCACTACAAGGGGATGGGGGTCGGCGTAGCGGTGCTGGCCTACACGTTGGGGCTGCGGCACGCCTTCGACGCCGACCACATCTCGGCGATCGACAACACCACCCGCAAGCTCATGAGTGAGGGTCAGCGCCCCCTGAGCGTCGGCTACTGGTTCTCCCTCGGCCACTCCACGATCGTGGTGGCGATCGGGGTCGGCATCGTCTTCGCGGAGAAGACGGTGTACTCGGCGGTCTCCAACGACAACTCCAGCCTGGAACAGTTCGGCGGGGTCTTCGGGACGGTCGTCTCGGCGAGCTTCCTGTACCTGATCGCGGTGCTGAACATCGTGATCCTGGCCGGGATCGTCCGGGTGTTCCGCTCCATGCGCCGGGGCGAGTACGACGAAGCCGCGCTGGAGGCCCAGTTGGAGGCGCGCGGGCTGATGTACCGCTTCTTCGGCAAGTGGATGCGGGCAATTCGCAAGCCGTGGCAGATGTACCCGGTCGGTGTGGTCTTCGGGATGGGTTTCGACACCGCCACCGAGGTCGCGCTGCTGGCCACCACGGCGCTGCTGGCCACCCAGCACGTCCCCTGGTACGCGATCATGGCGCTGCCGATCCTGTTCACCGCCGGGATGAGCCTGATGGACACCATCGACGGCTGCTTCATGAACGTCGCCTACGGCTGGGCCTTCCTCAACCCGGTCCGCAAGGTCTACTACAACCTTGCCATCACCGGCCTGTCCGTGGCCATCTGCTTCTTCATCGGCACCGTCGAGGTCCTGGGCCTGCTGCCCCAGGAGCTGAACCTGAAGGGCCAGTTCTGGGACGACATGGCCGGGTTCGACATCAACAAGGCCGGCTTCGTCATCGTCGGCATGTTCGTCGTCACCTGGGCCGCCGCCCTGCTCATCTGGCGCTTCGGGAACGTCGAGGAGAAGTGGACCGCCGGACTCGCCGGCGGCGGCGAGCTGACCGCGGCGGACGAGGTCTGA
- a CDS encoding GNAT family N-acetyltransferase, with amino-acid sequence MTAPADTVELLSYPEQQVPAALRVQVLALQQLAWPDAPDDPGHEPGHDPGRDPGHDPLLDPQSLLLVGVADRTVVAALDVLSKEIVHEGRRYAASGLSRVVTAPDRRGRGHGRRLVAAAHAAVRDGGADLALFTCDTPLRGFYESAGWRHLPGTYLIGGTPEEPFPSFMFDKVTMGDFFSPLAREHAADFLGRNIRLHSGAIDKLW; translated from the coding sequence ATGACAGCGCCCGCCGACACCGTGGAACTGCTGAGCTACCCCGAACAGCAGGTCCCGGCGGCGCTGCGGGTCCAGGTCCTGGCGCTCCAGCAGCTGGCCTGGCCCGACGCCCCGGACGACCCCGGCCACGAGCCCGGCCACGACCCGGGGCGCGACCCCGGCCACGACCCGCTGCTCGACCCGCAGTCGCTGCTGCTGGTCGGCGTCGCCGACCGCACCGTCGTCGCCGCGCTGGACGTCCTCTCCAAGGAGATCGTCCACGAGGGCCGCCGCTACGCCGCCTCCGGGCTGAGCCGGGTGGTCACCGCACCGGACCGGCGCGGCCGGGGCCACGGCCGCCGGCTGGTCGCCGCCGCGCACGCGGCCGTCCGCGACGGCGGCGCCGACCTGGCCCTGTTCACCTGCGACACGCCGCTGCGCGGCTTCTACGAGAGCGCCGGCTGGCGGCACCTCCCGGGTACCTACTTGATCGGCGGCACGCCCGAGGAGCCCTTCCCCAGTTTCATGTTCGACAAGGTGACCATGGGCGACTTCTTCTCGCCCCTGGCCCGGGAGCACGCCGCCGACTTCCTCGGCCGGAACATCCGCCTGCACAGCGGTGCCATCGACAAGCTCTGGTGA
- a CDS encoding DUF1254 domain-containing protein — translation MDAQSLVQQITQGHEKAQANLGHWAGTVAFRYGFPLLEMHRSLWEWHVDTTAPTHLGAINEIHHTPRRAEPRDTYFVTPIVDAPYSRTFVDLSGGAMVLTVPAIDDRYFTVQLLDMYTNSFGYVGTRTGDTHGGDFLLTGPGWRGTVPDGITRVITAPTALICLLARVTILDDDVPAAVALQGRIALRPADPTASKPDPAANPPARDFRSPAGDPLDFYRMLADCLAASPPPAADAGVLGLLAPLGIAPHRAFDPAALDPAAVDGLRRAVADGLHDLYAEMPFAGPSRNGWVLVDPDTIGDWGTDYFSRLEIAQLGLLANSADEAYYVGAILDGDGYPLSGEHTHELHFGPDHFPPVGAFWSVTMYLNPQGFLVENPINRYHLGSLNKDLHYEADGWLTLYLQRENPGHDKEANWLPTTEPDVLFRLILRQYLPHADITTGRYAPPPITRTNR, via the coding sequence ATGGACGCGCAGTCACTGGTGCAGCAGATCACGCAGGGGCACGAGAAAGCGCAGGCGAACCTGGGCCACTGGGCCGGGACAGTCGCGTTCCGCTACGGCTTCCCGCTGCTGGAGATGCACCGCAGCCTGTGGGAGTGGCACGTAGACACCACCGCACCCACCCATCTGGGGGCCATCAACGAGATCCACCACACCCCGCGCCGCGCCGAACCACGCGACACCTACTTCGTCACCCCCATCGTCGACGCCCCCTACTCCCGCACCTTCGTCGACCTCAGCGGCGGCGCGATGGTGCTCACCGTCCCGGCCATCGACGACCGATACTTCACCGTGCAACTGCTGGACATGTACACCAACAGCTTCGGCTACGTCGGCACCCGCACCGGCGACACCCACGGCGGCGACTTCCTGCTCACCGGCCCCGGCTGGCGCGGCACCGTCCCCGACGGGATCACCCGGGTGATCACCGCACCCACCGCGCTGATCTGCCTGCTGGCCCGGGTCACCATCCTGGACGACGACGTCCCCGCCGCCGTCGCCCTGCAGGGGCGGATCGCACTGCGCCCGGCGGACCCGACCGCGTCCAAGCCGGACCCGGCCGCCAACCCGCCCGCCCGCGACTTCCGCAGCCCGGCCGGCGATCCCCTGGATTTCTACCGGATGCTCGCCGACTGCCTGGCCGCGTCCCCGCCCCCGGCCGCCGACGCCGGGGTCCTGGGCCTGCTCGCCCCGCTGGGCATCGCCCCGCACCGCGCCTTCGACCCGGCCGCGCTGGACCCGGCCGCGGTGGACGGGCTCCGGCGTGCCGTGGCAGACGGCCTGCACGACCTGTACGCCGAGATGCCCTTCGCCGGACCCTCGCGCAACGGCTGGGTCCTGGTCGACCCCGACACCATCGGCGACTGGGGCACCGACTACTTCTCCCGCCTGGAGATCGCCCAGCTCGGCCTGCTCGCCAACAGCGCGGACGAGGCGTACTACGTCGGCGCCATCCTCGACGGCGACGGCTACCCGCTGTCCGGCGAGCACACCCACGAACTGCACTTCGGCCCCGACCACTTCCCCCCGGTCGGCGCCTTCTGGTCGGTCACCATGTACCTCAACCCCCAGGGCTTCCTGGTCGAGAACCCGATCAACCGCTACCACCTCGGCAGCCTCAACAAGGACCTGCACTACGAGGCGGACGGCTGGCTCACCCTCTACCTCCAGCGCGAGAACCCCGGCCACGACAAGGAAGCCAACTGGCTCCCCACCACCGAACCCGACGTCCTCTTCCGGCTCATCCTGCGCCAGTACCTCCCGCACGCGGACATCACCACCGGCCGCTACGCACCCCCGCCCATCACCCGCACCAACCGCTGA
- a CDS encoding isoamylase early set domain-containing protein, with amino-acid sequence MDAGRGVVALLTRTRLFGGRTRVTFRLAADEPEGTVSVVGDFNGWQPGAAELVRRRNGTRTVTLSFPPGEHRFRYLATGGIWFDDDTADRVDPQGSLLRLG; translated from the coding sequence GTGGACGCGGGAAGAGGGGTGGTCGCGTTGCTGACGCGGACGCGGTTGTTCGGCGGCCGGACGAGGGTGACGTTCCGGCTGGCGGCGGACGAGCCCGAAGGTACGGTGAGCGTGGTCGGGGACTTCAACGGCTGGCAGCCCGGCGCGGCGGAGTTGGTCCGCCGACGCAACGGGACGCGGACGGTGACGCTGTCGTTCCCGCCGGGCGAGCACCGGTTCCGGTATCTCGCGACCGGCGGGATCTGGTTCGACGACGACACGGCGGACCGGGTGGATCCGCAGGGGAGCCTGCTGCGGCTGGGGTGA
- a CDS encoding DNA-binding protein produces the protein MTARLVVAAQDDVRVVIAAATVVEADCVGVHSARLDWALSRLVAVPLTQDLARAASNLLKSAGLHGHKYAIDAMVVATALAAVDKPVTVLTSDVDDISTLLGDRLDRADAGRTGSPVKVKVLAV, from the coding sequence ATGACGGCGCGTCTGGTGGTGGCCGCCCAGGACGACGTCCGGGTCGTGATCGCGGCTGCCACCGTCGTTGAGGCCGACTGCGTTGGAGTGCATTCCGCGAGGCTCGACTGGGCGCTGTCCCGTCTGGTGGCCGTCCCTCTCACACAGGATCTGGCCAGGGCTGCGTCGAACCTTCTGAAGAGCGCGGGTCTGCATGGGCACAAATACGCCATTGACGCCATGGTTGTCGCCACTGCGCTGGCCGCAGTCGACAAGCCGGTGACCGTGCTGACCTCGGACGTGGACGACATCTCCACTCTCCTCGGCGATCGACTGGACCGAGCCGATGCTGGGCGAACGGGTAGCCCTGTGAAGGTCAAGGTTCTGGCGGTCTGA
- a CDS encoding thioesterase family protein translates to MSSVDAFYLPLGDDRFASTVLTRGPWNIDSQHAGPPAALLGRAVEHRADARPGFRVARMTFEILRPVPIAELTVSTRLAEAGRSVERIEASLAGPDGRVAMRATALRIRVEDGAAPAVDLPLTVPGPGGLTPDPFQVRWDEGYHTAMEVRFASGSFTEPGPAVCWFRMRHPLVADEEVSGLSRVLIAADSGNGISGELDMARNLYVNPDLTVHLSRYPVGAWVCLDARTGIDQAGIGLASSRLSDEKSVIGQSAQSLFVTKR, encoded by the coding sequence ATGAGCTCAGTCGACGCGTTCTACCTGCCCCTCGGCGACGACCGTTTCGCCTCCACCGTCCTCACCCGGGGACCGTGGAACATCGACTCCCAGCACGCCGGACCGCCCGCGGCGCTGCTCGGCCGGGCCGTCGAGCACCGCGCCGACGCCCGGCCCGGCTTCCGGGTCGCCCGGATGACCTTCGAGATCCTGCGCCCGGTGCCGATCGCCGAACTCACCGTCAGCACCAGGCTCGCCGAGGCCGGCCGCAGCGTCGAGCGGATCGAGGCCTCACTCGCCGGACCGGACGGACGGGTGGCGATGCGGGCCACCGCGCTGCGCATCCGGGTGGAGGACGGCGCGGCCCCGGCGGTCGACCTGCCGCTGACCGTTCCCGGCCCCGGCGGGCTCACCCCCGACCCCTTCCAGGTCCGCTGGGACGAGGGCTACCACACCGCCATGGAGGTCCGCTTCGCCTCCGGTTCCTTCACCGAGCCCGGACCCGCCGTCTGCTGGTTCCGGATGCGCCACCCGCTGGTCGCGGACGAGGAGGTCTCCGGGCTGAGCCGGGTCCTGATCGCGGCGGACTCCGGCAACGGCATCTCCGGCGAGCTGGACATGGCCAGGAACCTCTACGTGAACCCGGACCTGACGGTGCATCTGAGCCGCTACCCGGTCGGCGCCTGGGTCTGTCTGGATGCCCGCACCGGCATCGACCAGGCCGGTATCGGCCTGGCCTCCAGTCGGCTGTCGGACGAGAAGTCGGTGATCGGCCAGTCGGCGCAGAGCCTCTTCGTGACCAAGCGATGA
- a CDS encoding exodeoxyribonuclease III, translating into MTSATTLTVSTANVNGLRAATGKGYVEWLAATKADVVCLQEVRAEAPQLAAHVREPEGWHTLWAPSVAKGRAGVGLLSRTEPQAQRVGFGSAEFDTTGRYAEFDLPGLTVASLYLPSGEVGTPRQDEKERFLEEFLEYLKILRARAAAEGREVLVCGDWNIAHREADLKNWKTNQKNAGFLPEERAWLSRVLDEAGYVDVVRSLHPEATGPYSWWTYRGQAFDNDAGWRIDYHMASPGLATKAVSAVVERAATHAERWSDHAPVTVTFEL; encoded by the coding sequence ATGACCAGCGCCACCACCCTCACTGTCAGCACTGCCAACGTGAACGGACTCCGGGCCGCCACCGGCAAGGGCTATGTCGAATGGCTCGCCGCCACCAAGGCTGACGTCGTCTGCCTCCAGGAGGTCCGCGCCGAAGCGCCGCAGCTCGCCGCGCATGTCCGCGAGCCCGAGGGCTGGCACACCCTGTGGGCCCCGTCCGTGGCCAAGGGCCGCGCGGGCGTCGGGCTGCTCTCCCGGACCGAGCCGCAAGCCCAGCGGGTCGGCTTCGGCTCGGCCGAGTTCGACACCACCGGCCGCTACGCCGAGTTCGACCTGCCCGGCCTGACCGTCGCCAGCCTCTACCTGCCCTCGGGCGAGGTCGGCACCCCCCGCCAGGACGAGAAGGAGCGCTTCCTGGAGGAGTTCCTGGAGTACCTGAAGATCCTGCGTGCCCGCGCCGCCGCCGAGGGACGCGAGGTGCTGGTCTGCGGCGACTGGAACATCGCGCACCGCGAGGCCGACCTCAAGAACTGGAAGACCAACCAGAAGAACGCCGGTTTCCTCCCCGAGGAGCGCGCCTGGCTGAGCCGGGTCCTGGACGAGGCGGGCTACGTCGACGTCGTCCGCTCCCTGCACCCGGAGGCGACCGGCCCGTACTCCTGGTGGACCTATCGCGGCCAGGCCTTCGACAACGACGCGGGCTGGCGGATCGACTACCACATGGCCTCCCCCGGCCTCGCCACCAAGGCCGTGTCGGCGGTGGTGGAGCGCGCCGCCACGCATGCCGAACGCTGGTCGGACCACGCGCCGGTCACGGTGACCTTCGAGCTGTGA
- a CDS encoding copper chaperone PCu(A)C: MVNAYLKPPADGVVHGYLVIRNAGDAPDRLLGISTPSAARAGLVTASGQALPGITIPAHGTVTLDPGGDSIVLSGLTQPAEPGATIPIDLMFARSGTVYAFAPVGPPGSLTMQGIMQATMAEPGAMRHGMTSQQMEGTGQ, from the coding sequence ATGGTCAACGCCTACCTGAAGCCGCCCGCCGACGGCGTGGTGCACGGCTACCTGGTCATCCGGAACGCCGGCGACGCGCCGGACCGGCTGCTCGGCATCTCCACCCCGTCCGCAGCCCGGGCCGGACTGGTCACCGCCTCAGGCCAGGCCCTGCCCGGGATCACCATCCCGGCCCACGGCACGGTCACGCTCGACCCGGGCGGCGACAGCATCGTCCTGTCCGGACTGACGCAGCCGGCCGAGCCCGGTGCCACCATCCCGATCGACCTGATGTTCGCCAGGTCCGGGACCGTGTACGCGTTCGCGCCGGTGGGGCCGCCCGGCTCGCTCACCATGCAGGGCATCATGCAGGCCACGATGGCGGAGCCCGGTGCGATGAGGCACGGAATGACCTCGCAGCAGATGGAGGGGACGGGCCAGTGA